The following are from one region of the Ornithorhynchus anatinus isolate Pmale09 chromosome X1, mOrnAna1.pri.v4, whole genome shotgun sequence genome:
- the THAP11 gene encoding THAP domain-containing protein 11: MPGFTCCVPGCYNNSHRDKALHFYTFPKDAELRRLWLKNVSRAGVSGCFSTFQPTTGHRLCSVHFQGGRKTYTVRVPTIFPLRGVNERKTARRAGSGAAGAAARRRQQQQQHLQQLQQPPPPQPQPLVSAPAAVLLTLQAAVEGGPAGGSAVPTSPPPPAGDDVKPVDLTVQMEFGAPEGGPGPEPAHPSAAAAAAAVEASCSAAGVRLVVVGEDGFPDTGSDHSYSLSSGTTEEELLRKLNEQRDILALMEVKMKEMKGSIRHLRLTEAKLREELREKDRLLAMAVIRKKHGM; the protein is encoded by the coding sequence ATGCCGGGTTTTACGTGCTGCGTGCCGGGCTGCTACAATAACTCGCACCGGGACAAGGCGCTGCACTTCTACACCTTCCCCAAGGACGCCGAGCTGCGACGCCTATGGCTGAAGAACGTTTCCCGGGCGGGCGTCAGCGGCTGTTTCTCCACCTTCCAGCCCACCACGGGCCACCGCCTCTGCAGCGTCCACTTCCAGGGCGGCCGTAAAACCTACACGGTGCGCGTCCCCACCATCTTCCCCCTGCGCGGTGTCAACGAGCGCAAGACCGCGCGCCGCGCCGGgagcggggccgcgggggccgccgcTCGccggaggcagcagcagcagcaacatctgcagcagctgcagcagccgccgccgcctcagccgcAACCCCTGGTGTCTGCCCCGGCGGCCGTGCTCCTGACCCTGCAGGCGGCCGTGGAGGGTGGCCCGGCCGGGGGTTCGGCCGTCccgacctccccgcccccgccggccggggACGACGTGAAACCCGTGGACCTGACGGTTCAGATGGAATTCGGGGCTCCCgaggggggccccgggccggagcCGGCTCAcccctcggccgccgccgccgccgccgccgtcgagGCTAGTTGCTCCGCGGCGGGAGTCCGACTGGTGGTGGTGGGCGAGGATGGCTTCCCGGACACGGGCTCCGACCACTCGTACTCGCTGTCGTCGGGCACCACGGAGGAGGAGCTGCTGCGCAAGCTGAACGAGCAGCGGGACATCCTGGCCCTAATGGAGGTGAAGATGAAGGAGATGAAGGGCAGCATCCGCCACCTGCGGCTCACCGAGGCCAAACTCCGCGAGGAGCTGCGGGAGAAGGACCGGCTGCTGGCCATGGCCGTCATCCGCAAGAAGCACGGAATGTGA